The proteins below are encoded in one region of Ricinus communis isolate WT05 ecotype wild-type chromosome 6, ASM1957865v1, whole genome shotgun sequence:
- the LOC8268927 gene encoding sec1 family domain-containing protein MIP3 isoform X1 has protein sequence MAVIDVTKACVDSINQISEHIEGALLYLDSGCTESFQFAGIFPTLLELGARAVCSLENMCSLDAVANWNANFDPATKIVVITSRLLSDAHRYILRCLGTHQGVEHLTVCTSISEVAHSAYPDSPLGPDAFREYESLLLQDYEELVKKRGTKSGFLKDSDISESKTFQDFHLGASSSGKIFYGADGSVEDAGTKLVVSVYHFPMIFCPLSPRVFVLPSEGSVAEACLSTEHEDSLSPGLPPISSGVAPDGDDVPAGALLTAHFLYHLAAKMDLKMEIFSLGDLSKTVGKIMTDMSSLYDVGRRKRSAGLLLIDRTLDLLTPCCHGDSLIDRIFSSLPRRERTTSYSHMKGSQSHLKLGSSNVQRATLDVQIPLANILREKASEINSSQLLESIVTFLSGWDSNNSLPPILDLVNICNKVHNEKSILPEIQLLNGSLVSAETFRGTPYMEALFDRRTKDGTVLVRKWLQETLRRENIDVNFRTRPGFATKSELKAMIEALTKSQSSLIRNKGIIQLTTAVLVALDESHSARWDAFISAEKILSASAGDTSQSLAAQIGDLINKSTLVASNGQNNKTQQALLSFQDALFLMVAGYILAGEHFPTSGSGGPFSWEEEHFLKEAVVDAILENASVSRLKFLHGLTEELEANFNRKKLEETAGTSPDNLEINDFDDDQWGKWGDEEEEDDDDKNKKEHQYNDMQLKLELRDKVDNLFKLFHKLSTLKVRNKPLREGTSYLESNLSGDLDSNKGLLYKILRRVLGKSDVPGLEYHSSAVGRLFKSGFGRFGLGQAKPSLADQNVIMIFVIGGINGTEVREAWEAISESGRPDIELIIGGTTLLTPDDMLDLLMGQSSYL, from the exons ATGGCTGTGATCGATGTCACAAAAGCATGCGTTGATTCCATTAATCAA ATATCAGAGCATATCGAAGGTGCTCTTCTTTACCTAGATTCTGGATGTACAGAAAGTTTCCAATTTGCTGGAATTTTTCCTACACTACTGGAACTTGGTGCGCGAGCTGTTTGTAGCCTAGAGAACATGTGTTCTCTTGATGCG GTAGCTAATTGGAATGCAAATTTTGATCCTGCAACAAAAATTGTTGTTATCACATCCCGCCTACTCAGTGATGCACACCGATATATTTTACGTTGCCTGGGCACACATCAAGGTGTTGAGCATCTTACAGTGTGCACTTCTATCTCAGAG GTAGCTCACTCGGCATATCCTGATTCGCCTCTGGGACCTGATGCATTTCGTGAATATGAATCCTTGCTTCTTCAAGATTATGAGGAGCTTGTTAAGAAACGTGGTACAAAATCTGGATTTTTAAAAGATAGTGACATTTCAGAAAGTAAAACCTTCCAAGATTTCCATCTTGGAGCTTCTTCAAGCGGAAAGATCTTTTATGGAGCTGATGGTTCTGTGGAAGATGCAGGGACAAAGCTGGTTGTTTCAGTGTATCACTTCCCAATGATCTTTTGTCCTTTATCCCCTAGAGTCTTTGTCTTGCCTTCTGAGGGTTCAGTTGCTGAAGCATGCTTATCTACTGAACATGAGGATTCACTTAGCCCTGGGTTGCCTCCCATAAGTTCTGGAGTTGCTCCTGATGGAGATGATGTTCCTGCTGGGGCACTTTTAACTGCACATTTTCTTTACCATCTTGCTGCAAAG ATGGATCTGAAAATGGAAATATTTTCCCTTGGCGATTTATCAAAAACTGTTGGAAAGATTATGACAGACATGTCAAGTCTTTATGATGTAGGTCGACGTAAACGTTCTGCTGGGCTTTTACTTATTGACCGCACACTTGATCTCCTAACTCCCTGCTGTCATGGGGATTCGCTGATTGACCGCATATTTTCATCTTTGCCTCGGCGAGAAAGAACAACATCTTATTCCCACATGAAAGGCTCGCAAAGTCATCTCAAACTAGGTTCTTCTAATGTACAACGTGCTACTCTTGATGTTCAGATACCACTTGCCAACATATTGCGAGAAAAAGCTTCTGAGATAAATAGTTCTCAGCTTTTAGAAAGCATTGTGACTTTCCTAAGTGGATGGGATAGCAATAATTCTCTGCCCCCAATTTTAGACTTGGTTAATATCTGCAATAAAGTTCACAACGAGAAGTCTATTCTCCCTGAGATTCAGCTACTTAATGGATCCTTGGTTTCAGCTGAGACTTTTCGGGGAACGCCATACATGGAAGCTTTATTTGATAGAAGAACAAAAGATGGGACAGTGCTAGTAAGGAAGTGGCTTCAAGAAACTCTACGCCGGGAAAACATTGATGTAAATTTCAGAACCCGCCCTGGTTTTGCTACTAAATCAGAACTGAAAGCCATGATTGAGGCATTAACTAAAAGTCAATCATCATTAATCAGGAATAAAGGAATCATTCAGTTAACAACAGCTGTCCTAGTTGCCCTTGATGAATCACATTCTGCCAGATGGGATGCATTTATTAGTGCTGAGAAAATATTGAGTGCAAGTGCTGGAGACACGAGCCAGAGTCTTGCTGCTCAAATTGGCGACCTTATCAATAAGAGTACTTTGGTGGCATCAAATGGACAGAACAACAAAACCCAACAAGCATTACTCTCTTTTCAGGACGCGCTATTTCTTATGGTTGCTGGATATATATTGGCTGGTGAGCATTTCCCAACATCTGGCTCTGGCGGTCCTTTTTCTTGGGAAGAGGAGCATTTTCTAAAAGAAGCTGTTGTAGATGCAATCCTTGAAAATGCATCAGTATCAAGACTGAAGTTTCTCCATGGTCTAACAGAGGAGCTTGAGGCCAAtttcaatagaaaaaaattggaAGAAACTGCAGGTACATCACCAGATAATCTAGAAATTAATGATTTTGATGATGACCAGTGGGGTAAATGGggtgatgaagaagaagaagatgatgatgataagaATAAAAAGGAACATCAATACAATGACATGCAGCTGAAGTTAGAGTTGCGTGATAAGGTGGATAACcttttcaaattatttcaCAAGTTATCTACACTGAAAGTAAGGAATAAACCCCTGAGAGAAGGAACATCTTATTTGGAAAGCAACTTAAGTGGTGATCTCGACTCCAATAAGGGATTACTCTACAAGATTCTGAGAAGAGTATTGGGCAAAAGTGATGTGCCTGGATTAGAGTACCATTCCTCTGCAGTAGGGAGACTTTTTAAGAGTGGTTTTGGAAGGTTTGGTCTTGGACAG GCAAAACCAAGTCTTGCAGACCAAAATGTCATAATGATTTTTGTTATTGGGGGCATCAATGGCACTGAG GTACGTGAAGCCTGGGAAGCAATATCTGAAAGTGGAAGGCCTGATATAGAATTGATCATTGGTGGAACAACACTTCTAACCCCTGATGACATGCTTGATTTGCTGATGGGGCAATCTAGTTACTTATGA
- the LOC8268927 gene encoding sec1 family domain-containing protein MIP3 isoform X2, with protein MVSKNPCCFHVYEVANWNANFDPATKIVVITSRLLSDAHRYILRCLGTHQGVEHLTVCTSISEVAHSAYPDSPLGPDAFREYESLLLQDYEELVKKRGTKSGFLKDSDISESKTFQDFHLGASSSGKIFYGADGSVEDAGTKLVVSVYHFPMIFCPLSPRVFVLPSEGSVAEACLSTEHEDSLSPGLPPISSGVAPDGDDVPAGALLTAHFLYHLAAKMDLKMEIFSLGDLSKTVGKIMTDMSSLYDVGRRKRSAGLLLIDRTLDLLTPCCHGDSLIDRIFSSLPRRERTTSYSHMKGSQSHLKLGSSNVQRATLDVQIPLANILREKASEINSSQLLESIVTFLSGWDSNNSLPPILDLVNICNKVHNEKSILPEIQLLNGSLVSAETFRGTPYMEALFDRRTKDGTVLVRKWLQETLRRENIDVNFRTRPGFATKSELKAMIEALTKSQSSLIRNKGIIQLTTAVLVALDESHSARWDAFISAEKILSASAGDTSQSLAAQIGDLINKSTLVASNGQNNKTQQALLSFQDALFLMVAGYILAGEHFPTSGSGGPFSWEEEHFLKEAVVDAILENASVSRLKFLHGLTEELEANFNRKKLEETAGTSPDNLEINDFDDDQWGKWGDEEEEDDDDKNKKEHQYNDMQLKLELRDKVDNLFKLFHKLSTLKVRNKPLREGTSYLESNLSGDLDSNKGLLYKILRRVLGKSDVPGLEYHSSAVGRLFKSGFGRFGLGQAKPSLADQNVIMIFVIGGINGTEVREAWEAISESGRPDIELIIGGTTLLTPDDMLDLLMGQSSYL; from the exons ATGGTGTCGAAGAACCCGTGTTGTTTTCATGTTTATGAA GTAGCTAATTGGAATGCAAATTTTGATCCTGCAACAAAAATTGTTGTTATCACATCCCGCCTACTCAGTGATGCACACCGATATATTTTACGTTGCCTGGGCACACATCAAGGTGTTGAGCATCTTACAGTGTGCACTTCTATCTCAGAG GTAGCTCACTCGGCATATCCTGATTCGCCTCTGGGACCTGATGCATTTCGTGAATATGAATCCTTGCTTCTTCAAGATTATGAGGAGCTTGTTAAGAAACGTGGTACAAAATCTGGATTTTTAAAAGATAGTGACATTTCAGAAAGTAAAACCTTCCAAGATTTCCATCTTGGAGCTTCTTCAAGCGGAAAGATCTTTTATGGAGCTGATGGTTCTGTGGAAGATGCAGGGACAAAGCTGGTTGTTTCAGTGTATCACTTCCCAATGATCTTTTGTCCTTTATCCCCTAGAGTCTTTGTCTTGCCTTCTGAGGGTTCAGTTGCTGAAGCATGCTTATCTACTGAACATGAGGATTCACTTAGCCCTGGGTTGCCTCCCATAAGTTCTGGAGTTGCTCCTGATGGAGATGATGTTCCTGCTGGGGCACTTTTAACTGCACATTTTCTTTACCATCTTGCTGCAAAG ATGGATCTGAAAATGGAAATATTTTCCCTTGGCGATTTATCAAAAACTGTTGGAAAGATTATGACAGACATGTCAAGTCTTTATGATGTAGGTCGACGTAAACGTTCTGCTGGGCTTTTACTTATTGACCGCACACTTGATCTCCTAACTCCCTGCTGTCATGGGGATTCGCTGATTGACCGCATATTTTCATCTTTGCCTCGGCGAGAAAGAACAACATCTTATTCCCACATGAAAGGCTCGCAAAGTCATCTCAAACTAGGTTCTTCTAATGTACAACGTGCTACTCTTGATGTTCAGATACCACTTGCCAACATATTGCGAGAAAAAGCTTCTGAGATAAATAGTTCTCAGCTTTTAGAAAGCATTGTGACTTTCCTAAGTGGATGGGATAGCAATAATTCTCTGCCCCCAATTTTAGACTTGGTTAATATCTGCAATAAAGTTCACAACGAGAAGTCTATTCTCCCTGAGATTCAGCTACTTAATGGATCCTTGGTTTCAGCTGAGACTTTTCGGGGAACGCCATACATGGAAGCTTTATTTGATAGAAGAACAAAAGATGGGACAGTGCTAGTAAGGAAGTGGCTTCAAGAAACTCTACGCCGGGAAAACATTGATGTAAATTTCAGAACCCGCCCTGGTTTTGCTACTAAATCAGAACTGAAAGCCATGATTGAGGCATTAACTAAAAGTCAATCATCATTAATCAGGAATAAAGGAATCATTCAGTTAACAACAGCTGTCCTAGTTGCCCTTGATGAATCACATTCTGCCAGATGGGATGCATTTATTAGTGCTGAGAAAATATTGAGTGCAAGTGCTGGAGACACGAGCCAGAGTCTTGCTGCTCAAATTGGCGACCTTATCAATAAGAGTACTTTGGTGGCATCAAATGGACAGAACAACAAAACCCAACAAGCATTACTCTCTTTTCAGGACGCGCTATTTCTTATGGTTGCTGGATATATATTGGCTGGTGAGCATTTCCCAACATCTGGCTCTGGCGGTCCTTTTTCTTGGGAAGAGGAGCATTTTCTAAAAGAAGCTGTTGTAGATGCAATCCTTGAAAATGCATCAGTATCAAGACTGAAGTTTCTCCATGGTCTAACAGAGGAGCTTGAGGCCAAtttcaatagaaaaaaattggaAGAAACTGCAGGTACATCACCAGATAATCTAGAAATTAATGATTTTGATGATGACCAGTGGGGTAAATGGggtgatgaagaagaagaagatgatgatgataagaATAAAAAGGAACATCAATACAATGACATGCAGCTGAAGTTAGAGTTGCGTGATAAGGTGGATAACcttttcaaattatttcaCAAGTTATCTACACTGAAAGTAAGGAATAAACCCCTGAGAGAAGGAACATCTTATTTGGAAAGCAACTTAAGTGGTGATCTCGACTCCAATAAGGGATTACTCTACAAGATTCTGAGAAGAGTATTGGGCAAAAGTGATGTGCCTGGATTAGAGTACCATTCCTCTGCAGTAGGGAGACTTTTTAAGAGTGGTTTTGGAAGGTTTGGTCTTGGACAG GCAAAACCAAGTCTTGCAGACCAAAATGTCATAATGATTTTTGTTATTGGGGGCATCAATGGCACTGAG GTACGTGAAGCCTGGGAAGCAATATCTGAAAGTGGAAGGCCTGATATAGAATTGATCATTGGTGGAACAACACTTCTAACCCCTGATGACATGCTTGATTTGCTGATGGGGCAATCTAGTTACTTATGA